A part of Planococcus sp. MB-3u-03 genomic DNA contains:
- a CDS encoding D-alanyl-D-alanine carboxypeptidase family protein, translating into MKSIVKWVQVLTIMAVTLMIVMPNRVQAEETVPVLADAAIVVDAETGQILYGQNDEAVLGIASMSKMMSEYLLFEAIEEGVVSWDDEYEVTDYSHRISQDLRLSNVPLRRDGSYTMKELYEAMAIYSANAATIGIAETIAGTEKEFVQMMNDKAKEMGIEDAHFVNSTGLNNSFLLGMHPEGTGEDEENTMSARSVAVLTKALLDDYPAILDTAKIPELMFREGTPDQIRMVNWNTMLPGMDHEYEGMDGLKTGTTDFAGHSFAGTAKRDGARLIAVVMKAVDAKGEGSYQARFDATRALLDHGFEFQETEIMRAGQQFMGQESLPVAKGEKEQVAIAVNEPVRLMVPSAQQEAYRTELELTEGAPIEAAVEEGQLVGKVRVLDSEGNEVEYLKDEKPAADVAATETVERANWFALSMKGAVDFIKGLF; encoded by the coding sequence GTGAAAAGTATTGTGAAATGGGTTCAAGTATTAACGATAATGGCTGTGACTCTCATGATCGTGATGCCGAATCGCGTGCAGGCGGAAGAAACTGTTCCTGTATTGGCGGATGCGGCGATTGTTGTAGATGCAGAGACCGGACAAATTTTATACGGGCAAAATGATGAAGCCGTCCTTGGTATCGCTTCTATGAGCAAAATGATGAGTGAATACCTCTTGTTTGAAGCGATCGAGGAAGGTGTCGTCAGCTGGGACGATGAATATGAAGTGACGGATTATAGCCACCGGATTTCGCAGGATTTGCGCTTGAGCAATGTGCCGCTGCGCCGGGATGGTTCCTATACGATGAAGGAGTTATATGAAGCAATGGCGATTTATTCGGCGAATGCGGCGACGATTGGCATTGCAGAAACGATTGCGGGTACTGAGAAAGAGTTTGTTCAGATGATGAATGATAAGGCGAAGGAAATGGGCATTGAAGACGCGCACTTCGTCAATTCTACAGGGCTTAATAATTCATTTCTTTTGGGTATGCATCCTGAGGGGACGGGAGAAGACGAAGAAAATACGATGTCTGCCCGTTCAGTTGCTGTGTTGACTAAAGCCTTGCTGGATGATTATCCAGCAATTCTTGATACTGCTAAAATTCCGGAATTGATGTTTCGCGAAGGTACGCCTGACCAAATTCGCATGGTCAATTGGAATACGATGCTTCCTGGCATGGACCATGAATATGAAGGAATGGATGGATTGAAGACCGGTACGACGGATTTTGCTGGCCATTCTTTTGCAGGGACTGCCAAACGTGACGGGGCCCGGTTGATTGCGGTAGTCATGAAAGCGGTCGATGCGAAAGGGGAAGGTTCCTATCAGGCTCGTTTTGATGCGACGCGTGCATTATTGGATCACGGCTTTGAATTTCAAGAAACGGAAATCATGAGAGCTGGCCAACAATTTATGGGGCAGGAATCCCTTCCTGTCGCAAAAGGTGAAAAAGAGCAAGTAGCGATAGCGGTTAACGAACCGGTCCGTTTGATGGTCCCGTCTGCTCAGCAAGAGGCATACCGGACCGAGCTTGAATTGACAGAAGGAGCCCCGATTGAGGCAGCTGTAGAGGAAGGGCAACTTGTAGGTAAGGTAAGGGTTTTGGATTCTGAAGGCAATGAAGTAGAATATCTGAAAGATGAAAAGCCCGCTGCGGATGTAGCCGCGACAGAAACGGTCGAGCGCGCCAATTGGTTTGCGCTGTCCATGAAAGGCGCGGTGGATTTCATTAAAGGCCTATTTTAA
- the pdxR gene encoding MocR-like pyridoxine biosynthesis transcription factor PdxR: MDMLMFQLQKQSTIPLYKQLYREIRTAITAGKIAVGTKLPSKRKLADYLQISQTTVELAYSQLVAEGFIEPRPRKGFFTMPVEELAYLDLPQEETAIRDVPKPTYVYDFNPARIDTRSFPFPTWRKTAREVIDEENHELLLAGHPQGDESLRAEIARYLYQSRGVVCEPEQIIVGSGTEQLMPLLIRLFDKNLSFGFENPGYALTHSIFEHDDRHAFPIAVDEDGIDVQELDKTGVDIAYVTPSHQFPTGSILSATRRAQLLNWAATSPERYIIEDDYDSEFRYTSQPIPALQSMDVGGRVIYISTFSKSIMPSLRIAYLVLPPRLLNAYRKTFLHYTSTVPRIDQQIVATFMQKGHFSRHLNRMRKLYRKKLECLTQALVPYQPIVTVSGEQAGMHVVLTVDTERTEQTLVSLASEAGIRVFAMQNYDLLKQKSALPKIVLGFGGLDESEIQQGIGQLMTCWNIPKNQLTP; the protein is encoded by the coding sequence ATGGATATGCTCATGTTTCAATTGCAAAAACAATCAACCATCCCGCTATACAAGCAGCTTTATAGAGAAATCCGTACCGCCATCACGGCCGGAAAAATCGCGGTCGGCACCAAGCTCCCGAGCAAGCGCAAACTGGCGGATTATCTGCAGATCAGCCAGACGACTGTCGAACTCGCCTATTCCCAATTAGTCGCAGAAGGCTTTATTGAACCACGCCCGCGCAAAGGCTTTTTCACGATGCCGGTGGAAGAACTGGCTTATTTGGATCTGCCTCAAGAAGAAACAGCTATCCGCGATGTACCAAAACCCACTTATGTATATGACTTTAACCCAGCGCGCATCGATACCCGTTCATTCCCATTCCCGACATGGCGCAAAACGGCACGCGAAGTAATCGATGAAGAAAACCATGAACTCCTGCTCGCTGGCCATCCGCAGGGAGACGAGTCGCTGCGCGCTGAAATCGCCCGTTATTTATATCAATCCCGCGGTGTCGTGTGCGAACCGGAACAAATCATCGTCGGCTCCGGGACCGAACAATTGATGCCGCTGTTGATCCGTCTGTTCGATAAAAACTTGAGCTTCGGCTTTGAAAATCCGGGATACGCCTTAACCCATAGCATTTTCGAACATGATGACAGACATGCCTTTCCTATTGCCGTCGATGAAGATGGCATCGATGTGCAGGAACTCGACAAAACCGGCGTCGACATCGCCTACGTTACTCCGTCCCACCAGTTCCCGACAGGCTCGATCTTAAGCGCCACACGCCGCGCACAGCTATTGAACTGGGCAGCCACAAGTCCCGAACGCTACATCATCGAAGACGATTACGACAGCGAATTCCGCTACACGAGCCAGCCGATTCCTGCCCTGCAAAGCATGGACGTCGGCGGACGGGTCATCTATATTAGTACCTTTTCGAAATCCATCATGCCGTCATTGCGCATCGCCTATCTCGTGTTGCCGCCGAGGCTGTTGAACGCCTACCGCAAAACCTTTTTGCATTACACCTCGACCGTGCCGCGCATCGACCAGCAAATCGTCGCGACATTCATGCAGAAAGGCCATTTTTCGCGCCATTTAAACCGCATGCGCAAACTGTACCGGAAAAAGCTCGAATGCTTGACCCAAGCACTTGTCCCTTACCAACCAATAGTGACTGTTTCTGGTGAGCAAGCGGGCATGCACGTCGTTTTGACCGTCGATACCGAACGCACAGAACAAACCTTAGTTTCCTTGGCTAGCGAAGCAGGAATTCGTGTATTCGCGATGCAGAATTACGACCTGCTCAAGCAAAAATCCGCTTTGCCAAAAATTGTCCTCGGTTTCGGAGGCCTAGATGAAAGCGAAATCCAGCAGGGCATCGGCCAATTGATGACCTGCTGGAACATACCAAAAAACCAGCTCACTCCCTAA
- the pdxS gene encoding pyridoxal 5'-phosphate synthase lyase subunit PdxS — MSEKGTDRVKRGMAEMQKGGVIMDVVNAEQAKIAEAAGATAVMALERVPSDIRKEGGVARMADPRITEEVMNAVSIPVMAKARIGHITEARVLEAMGVDYIDESEVLTPADEEFHLLKNDYTVPFVCGCRNIGEAARRIGEGASMLRTKGEPGTGNIVEAVRHLRQVNAEVRNIVAMGEDELMTAARDLGASYEFLKEVKLLGRLPVVNFAAGGIATPADAALMMELGADGVFVGSGIFKSDQPERFARAIVEATAHYQDYALIAKLSKDLGPAMKGLEMATIGAADRMQERSW; from the coding sequence ATGAGTGAAAAAGGCACAGATCGAGTGAAGCGTGGTATGGCAGAAATGCAAAAAGGCGGCGTCATTATGGACGTGGTCAATGCAGAACAAGCGAAAATTGCAGAAGCGGCAGGGGCGACGGCTGTTATGGCGCTCGAGCGCGTCCCATCCGATATCCGCAAAGAAGGTGGCGTGGCCCGCATGGCGGACCCGCGCATCACCGAAGAAGTGATGAATGCGGTGTCGATTCCGGTCATGGCGAAAGCACGCATCGGCCATATTACAGAAGCGCGCGTGCTAGAAGCGATGGGCGTCGACTATATCGACGAAAGCGAAGTGCTGACACCGGCGGATGAGGAATTTCACTTGCTGAAAAATGATTACACGGTGCCGTTCGTCTGCGGCTGCCGAAATATCGGGGAAGCGGCACGACGCATCGGAGAAGGGGCATCGATGCTGCGCACGAAAGGCGAGCCTGGCACAGGGAATATCGTCGAAGCGGTGCGCCATTTGCGCCAAGTAAATGCCGAAGTGCGCAATATCGTTGCAATGGGCGAAGACGAATTAATGACAGCCGCGAGAGACTTAGGTGCGTCTTATGAGTTTCTGAAAGAAGTGAAATTGCTCGGCCGTTTGCCGGTCGTCAACTTTGCAGCAGGGGGCATCGCGACACCAGCGGATGCAGCGCTCATGATGGAACTTGGGGCGGATGGCGTTTTTGTCGGATCCGGCATCTTTAAGTCCGACCAGCCAGAGCGTTTTGCGCGTGCCATCGTCGAAGCGACGGCTCATTATCAGGATTATGCGTTGATCGCGAAATTGTCGAAAGATCTTGGGCCGGCAATGAAAGGCTTGGAAATGGCGACAATCGGTGCGGCGGACCGCATGCAGGAAAGAAGCTGGTAA
- the pdxT gene encoding pyridoxal 5'-phosphate synthase glutaminase subunit PdxT, giving the protein MKIGVLALQGAVREHVQAIQACGAEAVVVKKAAELEELDGLVLPGGESTAMRRLIDRAELLEPLKQFAQADKPMFGTCAGLVLLAKEIDGQEAAHLGVMDMTVARNSFGRQVDSFEADLDIVGIDAPFPAVFIRAPHIVRAGVDVEVLCEYEGRIVLARSGPFLGCSFHPELTGDHRLMQLFLDMVENRELLPTEAHYSKI; this is encoded by the coding sequence ATGAAAATCGGGGTATTGGCACTGCAAGGAGCGGTGCGTGAACATGTACAGGCGATTCAGGCATGCGGCGCGGAGGCTGTTGTGGTGAAGAAAGCAGCCGAGTTGGAAGAACTTGATGGCTTGGTGCTGCCAGGAGGCGAAAGCACGGCGATGCGCCGCTTGATCGACCGTGCGGAGTTGCTGGAGCCATTGAAACAATTTGCTCAGGCTGATAAGCCGATGTTCGGCACTTGTGCAGGGCTCGTGCTACTGGCAAAAGAAATTGATGGGCAGGAAGCTGCGCATCTCGGCGTCATGGACATGACCGTGGCGCGCAACTCCTTCGGCAGGCAAGTGGACAGTTTTGAAGCAGATCTGGATATTGTGGGAATTGACGCGCCGTTTCCGGCAGTATTTATCCGTGCCCCGCATATCGTGCGTGCTGGTGTGGATGTGGAAGTCTTGTGTGAATACGAGGGGCGCATTGTGTTGGCGCGGAGCGGGCCGTTCCTTGGCTGTTCATTCCATCCGGAACTGACCGGAGACCACCGGCTGATGCAATTGTTTTTGGACATGGTCGAAAACAGGGAACTCTTGCCAACCGAAGCGCACTATAGTAAAATATGA
- the serS gene encoding serine--tRNA ligase: MLDIRFVRENFEQVKTKLGKRGEDISVLDDFGALDQKRRELIVQTEKLKAERNEASQQIAVMKRNKENADEAIAKTREVGDQIKAIDDELREVEEKLDYIMMRVPNIPHDSVPFGDSEDDNEEIRTWGDKPEFGFEAKPHWDIATDLNIVDFERAAKVTGSRFVFYRGLGARLERALINFMMDLHQEEHGYEEMLPPYMVNRESLTGTGQLPKFEEDAFLIEKEDYFLIPTSEVPVTNFYRDDILTADMLPQAFASYSANFRSEAGSAGRDTRGLIRQHQFNKVELVRFVKPEDSYDELEKLTGHAEKVLQLLGLPYRVLKMCTADLGFTAAKKYDIEVWIPTQETYREISSCSNFEDFQARRANIKFRREAKGKPEFVHTLNGSGLAVGRTVAALLENYQQEDGSVAIPEVLQPYMGGKTTIR; this comes from the coding sequence ATGTTGGATATCCGTTTTGTACGGGAAAATTTTGAACAAGTGAAAACGAAGCTCGGAAAGCGCGGGGAAGACATTTCCGTACTCGATGATTTCGGGGCGCTCGACCAGAAGCGTCGTGAACTGATCGTCCAGACCGAGAAATTGAAAGCGGAGCGCAACGAAGCGTCCCAGCAGATCGCTGTCATGAAGCGCAACAAGGAAAATGCGGACGAGGCGATCGCGAAAACACGCGAAGTCGGCGACCAGATCAAAGCGATCGACGATGAGCTGCGCGAAGTGGAAGAAAAACTTGACTACATCATGATGCGCGTGCCGAACATTCCGCACGACAGCGTGCCGTTCGGCGATTCTGAAGACGATAATGAAGAAATCCGTACATGGGGCGACAAGCCGGAGTTTGGCTTTGAAGCGAAGCCGCATTGGGACATCGCGACCGATTTGAACATCGTCGATTTCGAGCGTGCCGCGAAAGTGACGGGCAGCCGTTTCGTGTTCTACCGCGGGCTTGGCGCACGCCTTGAGCGTGCACTCATCAATTTCATGATGGACCTTCACCAGGAGGAGCATGGCTACGAGGAAATGCTGCCGCCATATATGGTCAACCGCGAAAGCTTGACGGGCACCGGGCAATTGCCGAAATTCGAGGAAGATGCGTTCTTGATCGAGAAGGAAGATTATTTCCTCATCCCGACTTCTGAAGTGCCGGTGACGAACTTCTACCGTGATGATATTTTAACGGCGGATATGCTGCCGCAAGCTTTCGCTTCTTACAGCGCGAATTTCCGCTCTGAAGCGGGTTCTGCAGGACGCGATACGCGTGGCTTGATCCGTCAGCATCAATTCAATAAAGTTGAGCTGGTGCGCTTTGTGAAACCGGAAGATTCTTATGACGAGCTTGAGAAACTGACGGGCCATGCAGAAAAAGTGTTGCAGCTGTTGGGCCTTCCATACCGCGTCTTGAAGATGTGCACGGCAGACCTTGGCTTTACTGCAGCGAAGAAGTACGATATTGAAGTATGGATTCCGACGCAGGAGACGTACCGTGAAATTTCTTCTTGCTCAAACTTTGAAGATTTCCAGGCGCGCCGCGCGAACATCAAGTTCCGCCGCGAAGCGAAAGGCAAGCCGGAATTCGTCCATACGCTAAACGGCAGCGGACTCGCTGTCGGGCGGACTGTGGCGGCATTGCTTGAGAACTACCAGCAGGAAGATGGCTCTGTTGCCATTCCTGAAGTCTTGCAACCTTATATGGGCGGAAAAACGACGATCCGCTGA
- a CDS encoding alpha/beta fold hydrolase, whose translation MQEVEFHLIETNGIRLHAAVAGPEDGELVVLLHGFPEFSYGFHHQMEELAASGYRVVVPDQRGYHLSDKPEQIEDYTINKLSDDIAGLIEAFGETSAIVIGHDWGGAVAWHLAASKPEYVKKLIAINIPHPTAMPRVFMKNPLQWLKSSYMAFFQLPEVPEKLMAANDFESMKQAMKGTARPDAFTDQELERYKDAWSQPGALTGMLNWYRAIRKGSLLQMPKAPLRMPVRIIWGLGDQFLSPMLATESLKFCENAELVWVGEATHWVHHEQPEIVNRLIKEFLA comes from the coding sequence ATGCAAGAAGTGGAATTTCACTTGATTGAAACCAATGGCATTCGCCTGCACGCAGCGGTAGCAGGACCGGAAGATGGGGAACTTGTGGTATTGCTTCACGGATTTCCGGAATTTTCCTATGGCTTCCATCACCAAATGGAAGAATTGGCCGCCTCGGGTTATCGAGTCGTCGTACCGGATCAGCGCGGCTATCATTTGAGCGATAAGCCGGAACAAATAGAAGACTACACGATTAATAAGCTAAGCGATGATATTGCCGGTTTGATTGAAGCATTCGGGGAAACTTCGGCGATTGTGATCGGCCATGATTGGGGAGGGGCGGTCGCCTGGCATTTGGCAGCAAGCAAGCCGGAATATGTTAAAAAGCTGATCGCTATCAACATTCCCCATCCGACAGCCATGCCACGTGTTTTCATGAAAAACCCGCTGCAATGGCTGAAAAGTTCATACATGGCGTTTTTCCAGCTCCCGGAAGTGCCGGAGAAGCTGATGGCTGCAAACGATTTTGAATCGATGAAACAGGCGATGAAAGGGACTGCAAGGCCGGATGCATTCACAGACCAAGAACTTGAACGGTACAAAGATGCGTGGAGCCAGCCAGGCGCTTTGACGGGCATGCTCAATTGGTACCGGGCGATCCGAAAAGGCAGCCTCCTGCAAATGCCAAAAGCCCCGCTGCGTATGCCGGTGCGCATCATCTGGGGTCTCGGCGACCAGTTCCTGTCGCCGATGCTCGCAACTGAAAGCTTAAAGTTCTGTGAGAACGCCGAACTTGTCTGGGTCGGCGAGGCGACGCATTGGGTGCATCATGAGCAGCCGGAGATTGTGAATCGTTTGATCAAGGAATTTTTGGCATAG
- the tadA gene encoding tRNA adenosine(34) deaminase TadA, translating to MNGMEKDHYFMGLAIEEAQKAAQKGEVPIGAVIIQGDRVIARAHNLRETTRNAVTHAELLAIQQACEALDNWRLEDTKLYVTLEPCPMCAGAILQSRIPHIVYGARDSKAGCVDSLYRLLNDERFNHQCEVTENVMADECGGLLTQFFRDLRARNKNKRKTQA from the coding sequence ATGAACGGAATGGAAAAAGACCATTATTTTATGGGGCTGGCGATTGAAGAAGCCCAAAAAGCAGCCCAAAAAGGCGAGGTACCGATCGGCGCCGTTATCATACAAGGCGACCGCGTCATCGCGCGTGCCCATAATTTGCGTGAAACAACGCGCAATGCGGTGACACACGCCGAATTGCTCGCAATCCAGCAAGCCTGTGAAGCACTCGACAATTGGCGCCTTGAAGACACAAAGCTTTACGTAACGTTAGAGCCTTGCCCGATGTGCGCCGGCGCCATTCTGCAATCGCGCATCCCGCATATTGTCTACGGCGCGCGCGATAGCAAGGCAGGCTGCGTCGATTCGCTGTACCGTCTGCTGAACGACGAGCGCTTCAACCACCAATGCGAAGTGACGGAAAACGTCATGGCGGATGAGTGCGGCGGCCTGCTCACCCAGTTTTTCCGCGATTTGCGCGCACGCAATAAAAATAAACGGAAAACCCAAGCGTAG
- a CDS encoding deoxynucleoside kinase, producing the protein MPVPFITVEGPIGVGKTSLTKALSEQHQFQLLKEIVDENPFLNKFYEDIEEWSFQTEMFFLCNRYKQLSDIQKKFISNQEPVVADYHIFKNLIFAKRTLPEEEYAKYEAIYKILTADMPKPNMVIYLHASLDTLMKRIKLRGREFEQMITPDYMEQLSADYHEFIERFEREHPEIPVLRFNGDELDFVQNRSDLEVILTHVEGTLEKRSLSI; encoded by the coding sequence GTGCCGGTGCCATTTATCACCGTAGAAGGTCCGATCGGAGTGGGGAAAACCTCGCTGACGAAAGCACTTTCGGAGCAACACCAGTTTCAACTGCTGAAGGAAATCGTGGATGAAAATCCGTTTTTGAATAAATTTTACGAAGATATCGAGGAGTGGAGCTTCCAGACGGAAATGTTCTTCCTATGCAATCGCTATAAGCAATTGAGCGATATCCAAAAGAAATTCATCTCCAACCAGGAGCCGGTCGTTGCGGATTATCATATCTTCAAAAACTTGATCTTCGCCAAACGCACGCTGCCTGAAGAAGAATACGCCAAATACGAAGCGATCTATAAAATCCTGACGGCCGATATGCCGAAGCCGAACATGGTCATTTATTTGCACGCGAGCCTGGATACCTTGATGAAGCGCATCAAATTGCGCGGCCGTGAATTCGAACAGATGATCACGCCTGATTACATGGAGCAATTGTCTGCAGACTACCATGAATTCATCGAACGTTTCGAGCGCGAGCATCCGGAAATTCCGGTACTGCGCTTTAACGGAGACGAACTTGATTTTGTGCAAAACCGTTCCGACCTCGAAGTGATTCTCACTCATGTGGAAGGCACGCTTGAAAAAAGGAGCTTATCAATATGA
- a CDS encoding deoxynucleoside kinase: MNENLRDKYGIPKDAVITIAGTVGVGKSTMTKALADSLQFRTSFENVDGNPYLDLFYDDFEKWSFHLQVYFLAERFKEQKRMFEYGGGFIQDRSIYEDTGIFAKMHQEKGTMNAVDYETYTNLFDAMVMTPYFPHPDLLIYLEGSIEDILGRIQERGRAMEQQTPVEYWLEMHERYERWIDSFNACPVLRLNINDYDLMNDPDCSEQIVERIGKFMQQTAVLKR, translated from the coding sequence ATGAATGAAAATTTACGAGACAAGTATGGCATCCCAAAAGATGCTGTCATCACCATCGCAGGAACGGTCGGCGTCGGCAAATCGACAATGACTAAAGCACTTGCGGACTCATTGCAATTCCGTACCTCTTTTGAAAACGTGGATGGCAACCCGTATCTTGATTTGTTTTACGATGATTTCGAGAAATGGAGCTTCCATCTGCAAGTGTATTTCCTTGCAGAGCGCTTCAAAGAGCAAAAGCGGATGTTCGAATATGGCGGCGGCTTTATTCAAGACCGCTCGATTTACGAAGATACTGGCATTTTCGCGAAAATGCACCAGGAAAAAGGCACAATGAATGCAGTGGATTACGAGACCTATACCAACCTATTCGATGCGATGGTCATGACACCCTATTTCCCGCATCCGGATTTGTTGATTTACCTCGAAGGGTCGATTGAAGACATTCTTGGACGCATCCAAGAACGCGGCCGTGCGATGGAACAGCAGACGCCGGTTGAATACTGGCTCGAAATGCACGAACGCTACGAACGCTGGATCGACTCATTCAATGCCTGCCCGGTGCTGCGCCTCAACATCAACGATTACGACTTAATGAATGACCCGGATTGCTCGGAGCAAATCGTGGAACGCATCGGCAAGTTCATGCAGCAGACCGCTGTGTTGAAACGCTAA
- the dnaX gene encoding DNA polymerase III subunit gamma/tau — translation MAYQAFYRVYRPRTFSEMTGQTHVKQTLQNALLYDKTTHAYLFSGPRGTGKTSAAKIFAKALNCEQAPAAEPCNECSSCRSIDEGSNTDVIEFDAASNSRVEEMREIIEKVRFSPANSRFKVYIIDEVHMLSNSAFNALLKTLEEPPEHVVFILATTEPHKLPLTIISRCQRFDFKSHTQADIVARMITVLEDAKIPYNEQVLKIIAQAAAGGMRDALSLLDQVVSFSGDEMTIEDALLVTGSISQDMFYGIAEALLKKDVGQALTLLEQLVRDGKDPVRLVEDFITFFRDLLLIQTAPGLRDMLELAAFEPRFEELAEQFEASTLYNWIDILTKTQQEMRFSNHTKIYMETALLKMVQADAPVQTIGAGAPLPELEAKVASLEQLVRELQQQMKEGGGSNNAAPQAEQKKRQRSQSAFKIPTGRIQEVLKNATKPDIQAIKTNWATVMGQLQRSHSALLNDAEPVAASPDAFVLKFKYDIHCQMASENQTFAAAFSQLLEQYTGKAYTPVYVPDANWLKIREEFIRNGGLKNEGDAQEPEGQEENPFSGDGASPEEDPFVSEAERLFGKDFVEVHDD, via the coding sequence GTGGCGTATCAAGCTTTTTACCGTGTGTACAGACCGCGGACTTTCTCGGAAATGACCGGCCAGACGCATGTCAAACAAACCCTTCAGAATGCTCTCCTTTATGATAAAACGACCCACGCGTATCTATTCTCAGGCCCTCGGGGAACCGGGAAGACAAGTGCGGCGAAGATTTTCGCCAAGGCGCTGAATTGCGAACAAGCCCCAGCAGCGGAACCGTGCAATGAATGTTCTTCTTGCCGGAGCATCGACGAAGGCTCGAATACAGATGTCATCGAATTCGATGCGGCTTCCAATTCACGGGTCGAGGAAATGCGGGAAATTATCGAGAAAGTACGTTTTTCTCCAGCCAATTCCCGTTTCAAAGTATATATCATTGATGAAGTGCATATGTTATCGAACAGCGCATTCAATGCGTTATTGAAAACATTGGAAGAACCGCCGGAACATGTCGTCTTCATTTTGGCGACAACAGAGCCGCATAAATTGCCGCTGACGATTATTTCGCGCTGCCAGCGGTTTGATTTTAAATCACATACGCAAGCGGACATTGTCGCGCGGATGATCACCGTCTTGGAAGATGCCAAGATTCCTTATAATGAACAAGTGCTGAAGATCATTGCCCAGGCAGCAGCGGGCGGCATGCGCGATGCGCTCAGCCTGCTTGACCAGGTGGTATCGTTCAGCGGAGATGAAATGACCATTGAAGATGCGCTTTTAGTCACTGGCTCCATCAGCCAGGACATGTTTTACGGCATTGCCGAAGCGCTATTGAAAAAAGACGTCGGCCAAGCGTTGACCTTGCTCGAGCAATTGGTGCGTGACGGCAAAGACCCGGTGCGCTTAGTGGAGGATTTCATTACCTTCTTCCGTGACCTATTGCTGATCCAGACGGCGCCGGGGTTGCGCGATATGCTGGAGCTTGCCGCCTTCGAACCGCGTTTCGAAGAGCTGGCGGAACAGTTTGAAGCGTCGACGCTCTATAACTGGATCGATATTTTAACAAAGACCCAGCAAGAGATGCGCTTCTCGAATCATACGAAAATCTATATGGAAACAGCGCTGCTAAAAATGGTGCAAGCAGATGCACCGGTCCAAACCATAGGTGCAGGGGCGCCGTTACCTGAACTTGAAGCGAAAGTCGCGAGCCTCGAGCAATTGGTGCGCGAATTGCAACAACAAATGAAAGAAGGCGGCGGCTCGAATAATGCGGCGCCTCAAGCCGAACAGAAAAAGCGCCAGCGTTCACAAAGCGCCTTTAAAATCCCAACCGGCCGCATTCAGGAAGTGCTGAAGAATGCGACGAAACCAGATATCCAGGCGATCAAAACCAATTGGGCGACCGTGATGGGGCAATTGCAGCGCTCGCATTCGGCATTGCTCAACGATGCCGAGCCGGTAGCGGCATCCCCAGATGCTTTTGTGTTAAAATTCAAGTATGATATTCATTGCCAGATGGCTTCTGAAAATCAGACTTTTGCCGCTGCGTTCAGTCAATTGCTTGAGCAGTATACGGGCAAGGCTTACACGCCGGTTTATGTGCCGGACGCCAATTGGCTGAAAATCCGTGAAGAGTTTATCCGCAACGGCGGCTTGAAAAATGAAGGCGACGCGCAGGAACCGGAAGGGCAGGAAGAGAATCCATTTTCCGGTGACGGCGCAAGCCCTGAAGAAGATCCATTCGTCTCTGAGGCGGAGCGGCTCTTCGGCAAAGATTTTGTCGAAGTCCATGATGATTAA
- a CDS encoding YbaB/EbfC family nucleoid-associated protein — MRGGGNMQGMMKQMQKMQKQMAEAQEELGTLKFEGTAGGGMVKVTVSGHKEVLDIALDPAVVDPEDVEMLQDTLIVATNEAFKKADEHANSTMGKFTKGLNIPGMF, encoded by the coding sequence ATGCGTGGTGGAGGAAATATGCAAGGCATGATGAAACAAATGCAGAAAATGCAAAAACAAATGGCGGAGGCTCAAGAAGAGCTCGGCACATTGAAATTTGAAGGAACAGCAGGCGGCGGAATGGTTAAAGTAACAGTTTCCGGCCATAAGGAAGTTCTTGATATCGCATTGGACCCGGCAGTCGTAGACCCGGAAGATGTGGAAATGCTGCAAGATACATTGATCGTCGCAACAAACGAAGCGTTTAAAAAAGCGGATGAGCATGCGAATTCTACAATGGGTAAATTCACGAAAGGCTTGAATATCCCCGGCATGTTCTAG